Below is a window of Pseudodesulfovibrio sp. 5S69 DNA.
AAGCACCAGCAGGTCATCTGTTTTACCCGGCCGTTCGCCTATTCCGGCAAGCGCATCAACGCCTTCACCACCCTGGTGGCCCACGTGCGCAAGCGGGGCGTTGTCCTCAAGGAGCTAAGCCTGCTTACGCCGGTGCGCTATCGGTTCATCCTGCGGCGGCGGCACTCCCGACAGCGCGTCGCCCGCGAGGGAGCGGTCCGGGTCAAGGCGTGGAGCGGCCGCAAGGCGCGGACCTTCTGGATGTTCCGGCCGGAGTTGCAGACCGTGAACAACCCGGCCCGCTACGACGCCCGCACCCGTCTGGCCGTGGAGAATATCTCGGCGGGAGGTCTGCGCCTGTTCGTCGTCAACCCCAGGGTGGCCATGCCCCCGCTGGACCCCGGCAGCCAACTGGTCCTGCGGGTCAGCATCTGGAACCCCAAGACGCGCAAGTACTCGTTCTTCACGGCGCTGGGCGTCGTCCGCAGCCGTTTTTCGGGCCGCGGCGGGGCCATAGGGCTGGGCATCCAGTTCATGGCCGAAGGCGAAAAGGTGAAAAACCGGTACACGTGGCATTCCGTGCACGGCGAGATTCCGGCTCTGGCGCAGTTCCTGGCCGGTATCGAGGAGTAGCTACTTCTTGCGGCACTCCGGGCACAGGCCGTAGAGATACATCTTGTGGCGGATGAGGGTGAAGCCGTGCTCCCTGGCCAGTTGCTCCTGGCGGCGCTCGATGACTTCGTCCACGATCTCGATGTTCTTGCCGCACTTCTCGCAGATGAGGTGGTCGTGATGGTCCTTGCCGTAGCAGGGCTCGTAGCGGGTCACCCCGTCCGCGAAGTCCAGGGGCTCGATCAGCCCGGAGTCGCTGAGAAGCTTGAGGGTTCTGTAGACCGTGGCCTGGCCGATGGAGGCATCCCGCTTCTTGACCAGCGCGTAGAGCTCCTCGGAGGAGAGGTGGTCGTTTTTCTTGAGCAGCGTATCGAGGATGATCCGCCGTTGGGGGGTCATCTTCAGGTTCTCGTTGGCCAGATATTCGGCAAAGACTTCTTGCGGGGCTTTCATAGGATATCCCGTCGTTTTGTTTGAATTTCAGTCAATTCTTCTCATACGGGAAGCAAAAGAAGGTGTCAAATAGGAATGAAAATGGCGGGGAATACGCGCCGTCCCCGCCGATCCCCTTTTGTTTCTTGACATTCCGGGGTACGGTTCCTACAAACGTTTTCCTGCAAATCGGCGCCGGAATCCACGCCGAACCCCACAGGAGAGGTGGCAGAGCTCGGTTTAATGCGCTGGTCTTGAAAACCAGAGACGGGGCAACTCGTCCGGGGGTTCGAATCCCTCCCTCTCCGCCAGAAGACAGTCCGGAGGCGTCAGGCCTCGTTGAAATGGCCCTTGTGTAGCAAGGGCTTTTTCATGTTTGCGTCTTGTCCAGCCGTCTAGGGATTGTTTTTCATCGGGCCGAGCAAATCCACGATCTTGTCCGCATCTATGCTTTCAAATTTCTGATTGAATTCTTCCTGTTCCCGGCAGAACAGCCTTTCGCTTTTGACCGGACGATAGAGGACCATCTCCTGATCGTCCTGGGCGTTGGTCGCGTTGGTCACGGTGCTAAGGACGAAATATAGATTGCCGTTCTTCCTGTTCCTGAAAAGAGCCATACCAAGCCTCCGATTATTGCTGACGGTTTGACGAGAGTGTTTTGAATCGTGACTCTCCGTGGTCCGTGGTCCGTGGTCCGTGGTCCGTGGTCCGTGGTCCGTGGTCCGTGGATGTAATTCATTGTCCGGGAATGTCCAGCACGAGTGGGCAACACGGTGCATCCGCCACCGAGCAAGGGGCGGGAAGCGTATCGCCGACGAGGCGTCCCGTTAACCCCAACCTGTTTCGGGTATCCCCAACGGAAGGGGAAGAGTGCATTTTGCCAATGTACACAACTGCAATATACTGTAGGAGCGAATCCTTTATGTAAAACGGCACCTGAAAGGATACAGGTGCCGTTGTCAATCCGACCGGCCATCTTAAAAATTGCCGGATCGGTCAATTAAATCTATTCGTCGGAGCTGATCGCATTAAAGCCGCATTCATCTTCACATGCGCCGCAATCAATGCAGTTTTCATTTATTTCGTAGTAATTTTCCCCGGCGGGGTGGACTATTGCGTCATTGGGACAGGCGCTTTGGCATGCACCGCAAAACTGACATTCCTCAGGGTCGATCTTATGCATTTTCTCTCCTTTGAGTAACGATACTAACCGTATGTATTTATAAGAAAAAAAGATATTAATCGTTGCAATGGGATGTCAATGAAAAGTTGCGCAGCAACTGTTGTCTGCGGCAATGTGGCAAGGAGTACAAAAGGAGGCGATTCGGTTTGGATTTGATGGAAAATATCCGGTCTCCCGCCTGTTGAGAGGGGGCATGCGGATTTTGAGCGGGTATTTCTTTCGAAAATTCGGATCATGGTCCGGAACGGCAACGGCGTGTTTCGATCGGGATAGGCCGTTTTTTGGGTCCCGTCGGTTCCGGCGGGAAGCGTTTATTTTTGTGTGTACACGAATAAAACGGTCGGTTGCGCGCCGTATTCGTCGTCGGCCTGGAGGCCCAGGTCGAGCAGCAGGGACATGGCGGACTTGGCTTCGTCCTCGGAGAGCAGTTCATAGTGCACGGGATGGCGGTTGCTCCGGGCGTCGCGGTCCGAACCTTTTTCTTCGATGCCGACATACCAGGCATCGAGCCTGCCGCCATGGTGGTTGATGTGGCGGACCGCCTGCTCGACCACGGCTTCCTTGGATTTTGTCTCATGTAGGTGGGTCATGGGAACGCTTCTATAATGTTATCCCGGCGGAGGCAATCGGCGGATCGGACTTCCCGCCGGGCGGCAGGCCAAATACGCGGAGCGGGGGTACGGCCGGATCAGAAGATCCCGTCCAGCCAGTCGAACACGACCTGGCCGACCAGGCTGCGGTTCTCCATGATGCAGTGGTTGGTCGCGCCCTCGTCCGCCGGGGTGACCACCAGCCTGCTGCGCTTGTCCGGGAAACCGGAGAGGGCAGCCTGCTGCTGGGCCTGGACCTCCGCGCTGTGGTATTCGCCCTCGCCCACGACGATCAGGGCGGGAGCCGCTATCCTGGCCGCATCGAAGGTGTTGCCCCGGTTGGCCTCGATGAGGCCCTCGGGTTTTTCCACGCCGTAGCGCTCGCAGATGGACTTGACGATCCCGGCGTGGAAGGAGGTCCAGGCGGCCTCCTCCTCTCTGGAAGCCACGGCAGCCGGCATGGTTGCGAACAGCCGGTGAGCGTCGGTCACGGCGGCGCTCATGGCGATGGCTTTGATGCGCGGATCGTGCATGGCGGCCTGGGGAACGAACAGCCCGCCGCCGCTGATGCCGAAGGCCGCGAGCTTGTCCGGGGCCACGTCAGGGCGGCTCAATGCGTAGTCGACCACCTTTTTCATGGGCACGAAGGTGTCCGTGCGGAACACGTGGCCCGAAGCCGGGAGCATGCCCTGGCCGGGCAGATCCACGGTCATGAAGTTGTAGCCGCGCGTATGGGCCTGGGGTTCGAGGTAGAAGAACAGGTCCTCGATGAAAGTCTCGCCGCCGCCGATCATCAGCAGGGTCTTGGTCGGCTTGCCGGAATTGTCGGCCTTGCGGAAATACCCGGGCAGCACGGTGTCCTCGAAGGGGATTTCGACATATTCGAGAGGCGGGTCGAACAGCGGCCCGGCCTTGCGCATGAGCGCGCGGCTCTTCTCCCCCCGCACCGTGAACTCCGGGTCCGACGGCAGCATGGCCAGCAGGGAGAGGCGGTAGTAATAGGCCGCCCGCAGCAACTGGTCGCGCGCGCTGACAGTGTGCCCCGCCGCAAGTGACTTCAGGCCCCGCGTCTCCACGCGCCCGGCCAGTTCGAACCATTCCTTCTGCCAGTCGGCCGCGTCGCCGTCCTTGATCCGCGAGGCCGCGTAGAACGCCTCGCCGATCTCCGCGCCGCCGTTGTGGGTGGCGCCGAGGACCAGGTTCCCGAAGTGGAAATCCATGTCCGTGTCCTTGAAGAAATAGCTGAACGAGGTGGCGTGGGCGTCGAACGCCTTTTCCTGTTCGGCAGGGGCGCTGGTTGCCGCCGTCAACACGATGAACGCCAGACAGAATATGTATTTTTTCATTCCAACACGCTAACGGCGGTACCGTCATCCCGTCAAGCCGCTTCCGGCGCGGTCCGGTTGACCGTCTAGCGCGAGTACCGCTCCTCCTTCCAGGGGTCGGCGGAGTTGCTGTAGCCGCGCGTCTCCCAGAAGCCCAACTCGTCCTTGGAGACGATCTTCAGGCCCTTCACCCATTTGGCGCTCTTGTAGAAGTAGCGGTCCGGGACCACCGCGCGCACCGGGCCGCCGTTGGGGCCGGGCAGAGGGCTGCCGAACAGGGTGTGGGCCAGGAACACGTCCGGCTTCCGGGCCTCGTCGAGCGGGATGCTCGTGGTGTAGCCGTGGGCGGCCTCGATGACGACGAATTTCGCGTGCTTGGTGGGCTTGGCACGGTCCAGGAGGGCGGCCATGGGGACGCCGCGCCAGGTTGAATCCAGCAGGGTCCATCCCGTGACGCAGTGGACGTCGCAGGTAAAGTTCTGCTGCTTGAAGGCCATGAGCGCCTCGAAGTCGAGAGCAAGCGGGTTCTCCACCTCGCCGTGGACGCGCAGCCGGAAGTCCTCGGGCCGGGGCGAGCCGGGCCTGCCGCCCATGTCCTCAATCTGTTCGATGGCGGTCTGGCCCGGAGGGACGCGAGGCCGCCCGTCGGGCCGCAGGGCCTTGGCCAGCTCCTCCTGCCGCGCCTCGCCGACCGTGGCGAACAGGCCGGGCAGGCCGATGCTGACCACGGTACCGGCCGCGACGGCCAGAAAGACACGTCTGGACAACTGGTTCTCTTCCCTCATGACGGCTCCTTGCGGTTGATGTCGCATGGCCGGGCCGGACCCGAGCGGGCCCGGCACTTCGCCACTTCTACATGGTCGCAAAGAGCGGCGCAAAGGACAAGGGGAAATCGGAGACTAGTTGGCCAGCCCCCTCAGGCTCGGGCCGAGCAGGGTCTCCACCTGCTTGGGGCCGAGGTCCATGCGGTAGAACAGTCTGTAGAACTCGCGGGTCTCCCGGATCAGGTCCCAGCCGAACCACTCGGGGTAGAGCAGGTTGGTCAGCCATATCAGCCCCATGAGCCGGTTCACGGACGGTGGCCGGTCGAACCAGTTGTACATGGCCGCAGGGGGTTCGAACACGGCGTTGCCGCGGACCGCCTTGAGCCTGGACCAGAACGGGTCGGTCCGCAGTCGGTTGTACAGCCGCTGTGGGGACTTGCCCTCGTCCGAGAGCATGATGACCACGTCCGGGTCCCAGCAAGCCAGGTCCGCGGCGCAGACCGGCGTGCGGCCGCAGCCGCGCTGTTCGAAGACCTCGGCCGCGTTCACCCCGCCCGCGTATTCGATGATCTCGCCGTGGCGGGACCGCCGGGGCTCGGTGAGCAGGCCGGTGGGCGACTGGGCGTAGTAGACCGTGCGCCGCTCGCCCGGCGGGATTGCGGCAGCCGTCTTGGCGATGTGGTGGAATTTTTCGTCGAAGTAATCGGCCAGGAGGTTGCCCCTGTCCGGCACGCCGACGAGCGCGCCCACGCGCCGCAGGACCTCGCCGGTGCGGTCCAGGCCGCCGTCGTAGACGAGCACCGGGATGCCCAGCTCCTGTTGCAGCCGGTCGGCCGCGCCCGCTTCGACCTCGTCCAGGGCGAACAGGGTCAGGGAGAGGATCAGGTCCACGCCGCGCTGCCGGACCGCGTCCTTGTCGAAGGTGGCCTTGCCGCCGCCGAAATTGCCGCCCATGACCCCGAGGACCGGCAGGGAGAGGTACGCCGGGTCCGCCAGCATGCGTTCGGGCGGCATGGGCGGCATGCCCAGCCCCGCGATCTTGCCGGGGGCCAGGGCGAAGAGCAGGGACGTGACCATGGGATTGTAGCCGAAGACCCGCTCGACCTGGGTCTTGACCAGGACCTTGCGGCCGGCCATGTCCGTGGCCAGGGTCGTCTCGGGAAGGTGCACGGGCTTGAATTCCACCATATTCACCTCGTTGGTTGCGGCGTGTGTGCCGGTTGGTCCCGTCGGAATGCTGGATCCGGCCGGGGTGGCCACGGTCGGGCCGAACGCCGCCCGAACGGCAGGGGCGGCCAGGAGTCCGTCCGTGGTCCGCCGGACAAAGTCCGCGTCGCGGGCCGCAAAGGGCTCGATGATGCGCTGCTCGTGGACCACGCGGCCGGGGGCCGGGGCCAGGATGACGATGCGGTCGCTCAACCGGACCGCCTCTGCCGGGTCGTGGGTCACGAAGACGGCGGCCAGGCCGCGCTCGTCGATGAGGGACCGGACCAGGTCCTGGAGTTCGCGCTTGAGGCCCACGTCCAGGGCGCTGAACGGCTCGTCCAGGAGGAGCAGGTCCGGCTCCACGGCCAGGGCCCGGGCCAGGGAGGCCCGCTGACGCATGCCGCCGCTCAATGCGCCGGGATATTTCTCCAGGTCGCCGGGGGCGAGGCCCATGCGTTCGGCCAGGCGGCGCGCCGCGGCCAGCCGTTCCGCCTCGGGCATACCCATGGCCTTGAGCCCGAAGGCGATGTTCTCCCCGGTGCGCCGCCAGGGGAGCAGGCGGGGGTCCTGGAACACGCAGGCGGTGTGCGAAAAGGTGTTGGTCACCCGGCCGGTTGTCGGCGCGAGCAGCCCGGCGGCCATGTTCAGCAGGGAGGTCTTGCCGCAGCCGGAACGGCCCGCCAGGGCGAGAACCTCGCCGGGCGGCACGCGCAGTCCGACGTCGGCCAGCACCGGGCCGGTCCCGTAGTCGTGCGCGATGGTTTCCCAGGTCAGCATGGTTTACCGGAGGCCGTCATGCGGACGCGGCGCCGTTGCGCCACGGTTCCATGCGCCGTTGCAGCGGTTCGAGCACGAGCAGTTCCACGGCCAGGAGCATGATGAGCAGGACGATGATCCAGGCCAGGGCGTCGGCGGTGTCCAGGTTGACCCGGGCCAGGGCCATGTTCGCGCCGATACCGTCGGCGGAGGCAAGCAGTTCGGCCATGACCGCGACTTTCCAGGACAGGGCCAGGGCCGTCACCCAGCCGGGGAAAAGATAGGACAGCAGGTGCGGCAGGCGCACATCCAGGAAGAGCATCAAGGGCGGGGTGGCAAAGGCGCGGGCCATGTCCTCCAGCCCCCTGTCTCTGGTGCGCGCACCCTCAACCGCCACGGCAAAGACGATGGGCAGGGCGGTGACCACCACGGTGAAGACCGGGGTCAGCCCGGTGGTGCCGAACCAGAGCATGGCCAGGACGATCCAGGCGATGGGCGGGATGCCCAGGAGCATGGCGGTCACCGGCTTCAGGGTCTGGGCCAGGGCGGGACGCAGCCCGGCCAGGATGCCGATTCCGCTGCCGAGCAGGGCCGCTACCGCGAACCCGCCAAGGGCGCGCCCGGCCGTGATCAGCGCCGCCTTGCCCACCGCGCCCGTGAGGATCAGCCTCCACAGGGCCGCACAGGTCTCCCGTGGGGAGGGCAGGATGAAGGCGCCGTAGCGCAGGCTCCCCGCCCACCACAGGGCGAGGAAGAGCCCCACGCCCACGGCGGGGTAGCGGAAGCCCCACAGTCTGGGCCAGATCGCACCGGCTACGCGCTCCATCCTTCCTCCGGCCTAGGCCAGGTAGAAACCCGAGTCGGGCAGCTTGCCGCCCACCAGTTTGGGCGACATCCCCATGAGGGCCGAATAGTAGAATTCCAGGTCCTCCCTGGCCGTGGCCGCCGGGGTGCGGCGGATGGGAAAGGCCTCCAGGGATTTTTGCAGGACCATCGGCTTGAGCCCGAAGAAGTCGGCGCATTGCCGGGCGGCGTCGGCCGGGTGTGCGTTGATCCAGTCCACGGCCTCGCCGATACCGGTCTGCAAGGCGGCCACGGTCTCGGGGGAGTCCGCCGCCAGGGAGGCCTGGCACATGATCCCGCCGAGCGGCATGAGCGACGTGTTGCCGGTCACCGCTTCCCAGACGTCCTGGAGGACGATGCGTCGGAACTCCACCCCGGCTCCCTTGCCCTTGAGGATCGCCGCGGTCGCGGCGGGCTCGGGCAGCAGGGCCGTGTCGGTCCGTTTGGAGAGCAGCATCTGCAAGGCCTCGAAGGGCGAGTCCACATAGGAGGCGGTCAGGTCCGCATCCGGGTTGATGCCGGTTTTCGAGGCCAGGTAGCGGACGATGATGTCCGGGGTGTCCCCGCGGAAGAACAGGAGCAGGCGCTTGCCCTTGATGTCC
It encodes the following:
- a CDS encoding Fur family transcriptional regulator, whose protein sequence is MKAPQEVFAEYLANENLKMTPQRRIILDTLLKKNDHLSSEELYALVKKRDASIGQATVYRTLKLLSDSGLIEPLDFADGVTRYEPCYGKDHHDHLICEKCGKNIEIVDEVIERRQEQLAREHGFTLIRHKMYLYGLCPECRKK
- a CDS encoding ATP-binding protein, whose translation is MHKIDPEECQFCGACQSACPNDAIVHPAGENYYEINENCIDCGACEDECGFNAISSDE
- a CDS encoding alpha/beta hydrolase family protein, with translation MKKYIFCLAFIVLTAATSAPAEQEKAFDAHATSFSYFFKDTDMDFHFGNLVLGATHNGGAEIGEAFYAASRIKDGDAADWQKEWFELAGRVETRGLKSLAAGHTVSARDQLLRAAYYYRLSLLAMLPSDPEFTVRGEKSRALMRKAGPLFDPPLEYVEIPFEDTVLPGYFRKADNSGKPTKTLLMIGGGETFIEDLFFYLEPQAHTRGYNFMTVDLPGQGMLPASGHVFRTDTFVPMKKVVDYALSRPDVAPDKLAAFGISGGGLFVPQAAMHDPRIKAIAMSAAVTDAHRLFATMPAAVASREEEAAWTSFHAGIVKSICERYGVEKPEGLIEANRGNTFDAARIAAPALIVVGEGEYHSAEVQAQQQAALSGFPDKRSRLVVTPADEGATNHCIMENRSLVGQVVFDWLDGIF
- a CDS encoding molybdopterin-dependent oxidoreductase gives rise to the protein MREENQLSRRVFLAVAAGTVVSIGLPGLFATVGEARQEELAKALRPDGRPRVPPGQTAIEQIEDMGGRPGSPRPEDFRLRVHGEVENPLALDFEALMAFKQQNFTCDVHCVTGWTLLDSTWRGVPMAALLDRAKPTKHAKFVVIEAAHGYTTSIPLDEARKPDVFLAHTLFGSPLPGPNGGPVRAVVPDRYFYKSAKWVKGLKIVSKDELGFWETRGYSNSADPWKEERYSR
- a CDS encoding ATP-binding cassette domain-containing protein; translation: MLTWETIAHDYGTGPVLADVGLRVPPGEVLALAGRSGCGKTSLLNMAAGLLAPTTGRVTNTFSHTACVFQDPRLLPWRRTGENIAFGLKAMGMPEAERLAAARRLAERMGLAPGDLEKYPGALSGGMRQRASLARALAVEPDLLLLDEPFSALDVGLKRELQDLVRSLIDERGLAAVFVTHDPAEAVRLSDRIVILAPAPGRVVHEQRIIEPFAARDADFVRRTTDGLLAAPAVRAAFGPTVATPAGSSIPTGPTGTHAATNEVNMVEFKPVHLPETTLATDMAGRKVLVKTQVERVFGYNPMVTSLLFALAPGKIAGLGMPPMPPERMLADPAYLSLPVLGVMGGNFGGGKATFDKDAVRQRGVDLILSLTLFALDEVEAGAADRLQQELGIPVLVYDGGLDRTGEVLRRVGALVGVPDRGNLLADYFDEKFHHIAKTAAAIPPGERRTVYYAQSPTGLLTEPRRSRHGEIIEYAGGVNAAEVFEQRGCGRTPVCAADLACWDPDVVIMLSDEGKSPQRLYNRLRTDPFWSRLKAVRGNAVFEPPAAMYNWFDRPPSVNRLMGLIWLTNLLYPEWFGWDLIRETREFYRLFYRMDLGPKQVETLLGPSLRGLAN
- a CDS encoding ABC transporter permease — protein: MERVAGAIWPRLWGFRYPAVGVGLFLALWWAGSLRYGAFILPSPRETCAALWRLILTGAVGKAALITAGRALGGFAVAALLGSGIGILAGLRPALAQTLKPVTAMLLGIPPIAWIVLAMLWFGTTGLTPVFTVVVTALPIVFAVAVEGARTRDRGLEDMARAFATPPLMLFLDVRLPHLLSYLFPGWVTALALSWKVAVMAELLASADGIGANMALARVNLDTADALAWIIVLLIMLLAVELLVLEPLQRRMEPWRNGAASA
- a CDS encoding ABC transporter substrate-binding protein, which codes for MITRRNFLTMSARALALFPFMTASRALAAPPAALALAGPPAPLSLPLVRLAQREPSAALPPMEMKQWRNPDIMRAWMVSGEVQVSAAPANAAAILYNKGLPVRLLDTNNGGSLSIVTSNPDIKQFTDIKGKRLLLFFRGDTPDIIVRYLASKTGINPDADLTASYVDSPFEALQMLLSKRTDTALLPEPAATAAILKGKGAGVEFRRIVLQDVWEAVTGNTSLMPLGGIMCQASLAADSPETVAALQTGIGEAVDWINAHPADAARQCADFFGLKPMVLQKSLEAFPIRRTPAATAREDLEFYYSALMGMSPKLVGGKLPDSGFYLA